In Planctomycetota bacterium, a genomic segment contains:
- a CDS encoding cytochrome c3 family protein, with protein MKLRVWLALLLASLALGACTLLRPKVAPADNSRCYVCHINYSEEKFAVKHAKHGVGCEKCHGPSDEHCGSESHEIAPDIIYPPDKIAPACLQCHDARELAEQEMHTLNLIGTPQAKKACTDCHDTHRLPRRTVRWDKATRKLLPP; from the coding sequence GTGAAGCTTCGCGTCTGGCTCGCTCTTCTCCTCGCATCCCTGGCCCTGGGCGCCTGCACGCTGCTCCGGCCCAAAGTCGCCCCCGCCGACAACAGCCGTTGCTACGTCTGCCACATCAACTACTCCGAGGAAAAGTTCGCCGTCAAGCACGCCAAACACGGCGTCGGCTGCGAGAAATGCCACGGACCCTCCGACGAGCACTGCGGCAGCGAATCCCACGAAATCGCCCCCGACATCATCTACCCTCCCGACAAGATCGCCCCGGCCTGCCTCCAATGCCACGACGCCCGCGAACTCGCCGAACAGGAGATGCACACCCTCAACCTCATCGGCACCCCCCAAGCCAAGAAAGCCTGCACCGACTGCCACGACACCCATCGCCTCCCTCGCCGCACCGTGCGCTGGGACAAGGCGACCCGCAAGCTCCTGCCCCCCTGA